Proteins found in one Chlamydia pneumoniae TW-183 genomic segment:
- the accD gene encoding acetyl-CoA carboxylase, carboxyltransferase subunit beta, producing the protein MRLFSYDKPKIKVQKIKADGFSGWLKCNHCHEMIHANELGQNYNCCPKCSYHYRITAIERVKLLADKDSWRPLYTDLKSQDPLEFIDTDTYANRLEKARKNTTESEGVIVGICTIGLHPVALAVMDFNFMAGSMGAVVGEKLTRLIEEAIETRLPVIIVSASGGARMQESVFSLMQMVKTSAALAKLHEAGLPYISVLTNPTSGGVTASFAALGDIIIAEPKALICFAGPRVVAQVIGEDLPEGAQKSEFLLEHGMIDKIVERKELKTTLQTLLDYFLAQEYTGGKSKAPRDLSKRLKEIFLLTDDSE; encoded by the coding sequence GTGCGTCTATTTTCTTACGACAAACCCAAGATTAAAGTGCAAAAAATCAAGGCAGATGGTTTTAGTGGTTGGCTCAAGTGTAATCATTGTCACGAGATGATTCACGCAAATGAGCTAGGACAAAATTATAATTGTTGTCCTAAGTGCTCCTATCATTACCGTATTACTGCGATCGAAAGAGTCAAGCTGCTTGCAGACAAAGATTCTTGGCGTCCTCTTTATACGGATCTGAAATCCCAAGATCCCTTGGAATTTATAGATACCGATACCTACGCAAATCGCCTAGAAAAAGCTCGAAAGAATACTACAGAAAGCGAAGGCGTCATTGTAGGTATATGTACTATAGGCCTCCACCCCGTAGCCCTCGCCGTTATGGATTTCAATTTTATGGCAGGATCTATGGGTGCTGTTGTAGGGGAGAAACTGACCAGACTTATAGAGGAAGCCATTGAAACCAGGCTCCCTGTAATTATTGTCAGCGCTTCTGGAGGCGCACGTATGCAGGAATCTGTATTTTCTTTAATGCAGATGGTGAAGACCTCAGCAGCTCTTGCTAAGCTTCATGAAGCAGGTCTACCCTATATTTCAGTCCTCACCAACCCAACTTCAGGTGGAGTGACAGCCTCTTTCGCTGCCCTCGGTGATATTATAATAGCAGAACCTAAAGCACTGATTTGTTTCGCAGGACCTCGAGTCGTCGCTCAGGTGATAGGAGAAGATCTCCCCGAGGGGGCTCAAAAATCTGAATTCCTACTAGAACATGGCATGATTGATAAAATCGTTGAGCGTAAAGAATTGAAAACCACCCTTCAGACTTTACTTGATTACTTTTTAGCCCAAGAATACACTGGCGGGAAAAGTAAAGCTCCTAGAGATCTTTCGAAAAGGCTTAAAGAGATTTTTTTGTTGACAGATGACAGTGAATAA
- the dut gene encoding dUTP diphosphatase, producing the protein MTVFCELDSGGELPEYTTPGAAGADLRANIEEPIALLPGQRALIPTGIKAEIPEGYELQVRPRSGLALKHGITVLNSPGTIDSDYRGEIRVILINFGDSTFIIEPKMRIAQVVLSPVVQATFVVKQESLAETARGSGGFGHTGAS; encoded by the coding sequence ATGACTGTATTTTGTGAATTGGATTCAGGAGGAGAACTTCCTGAATATACTACGCCAGGAGCCGCTGGTGCGGATCTTAGGGCAAACATCGAAGAACCCATCGCTCTGCTGCCTGGACAACGTGCTTTGATCCCTACCGGAATCAAAGCAGAAATTCCCGAAGGGTACGAGCTACAGGTCCGTCCTCGGAGCGGTTTGGCTTTAAAGCACGGCATTACTGTTTTAAATTCCCCAGGGACTATCGATTCAGATTATAGGGGAGAGATTCGTGTAATCTTAATCAACTTCGGTGATAGTACATTCATTATTGAACCTAAGATGCGGATAGCTCAAGTTGTTTTATCTCCTGTAGTACAGGCAACGTTTGTTGTTAAGCAAGAAAGTTTAGCGGAAACTGCCCGAGGAAGTGGAGGTTTTGGTCATACTGGAGCAAGCTAA
- a CDS encoding PTS sugar transporter subunit IIA translates to MPSYCQNQQDFSLFSLLSPRLVMFLGKHSRDEILQDLTDLVDAAGLLEDKQAFFDALVRRENIMSTGIGMGVAIPHGKLESCSNFFIAIGIHTQGILWDAIDGALVRLVFLIGGPENAQAEYLKLLSTLTLSLREESRRQQLLQVNTIEEVMNVFVGM, encoded by the coding sequence ATGCCATCCTATTGTCAAAATCAACAAGATTTTTCTTTATTCTCTCTTTTGTCTCCTAGACTTGTAATGTTTTTAGGCAAACACTCCCGAGATGAAATCCTCCAAGATCTTACAGATCTTGTGGATGCTGCAGGCCTACTTGAAGACAAACAAGCCTTTTTTGATGCTCTTGTCCGTCGTGAAAACATCATGTCCACAGGAATCGGAATGGGCGTGGCTATTCCTCACGGAAAACTCGAAAGCTGCTCTAATTTTTTTATTGCTATAGGCATCCATACGCAAGGCATTTTATGGGACGCTATTGACGGAGCCCTCGTACGCCTCGTCTTCTTGATCGGAGGTCCAGAAAATGCTCAAGCCGAATATCTCAAGTTATTATCTACTTTGACTTTATCTTTGAGAGAAGAGTCTCGTCGTCAACAGTTGTTACAGGTGAATACGATTGAAGAAGTCATGAATGTATTTGTGGGGATGTAA
- a CDS encoding PTS sugar transporter subunit IIA: MDLKLDEVASLLDVSEHTVLQWLKEGAIPSYSMNNEYRFSREEIEDWLLHNQALMIQERGEDKEALKDLSLKYSLYKAIHRGGVLCDVVVHSKEEALQYASKYIAQKFQLDESVLFEMLSHRENLMSTGIGEGIALPHAKDFLINAYYDIVVPMFLAEPIEYGALDGKPVGILFFLFACQDKSHLNLVNKIVHLGMSLNARSFFKNYPNKDQLLAYVKEWESQTH, encoded by the coding sequence ATGGATTTAAAGTTAGATGAAGTCGCCTCTTTGTTAGATGTTTCCGAACATACAGTTCTGCAATGGCTTAAAGAAGGAGCCATTCCAAGCTATAGTATGAATAATGAATACCGCTTTAGTCGTGAAGAAATCGAAGACTGGCTATTGCATAACCAAGCACTCATGATCCAAGAACGCGGCGAAGATAAAGAAGCACTTAAAGATCTTTCTTTGAAATATAGTCTCTACAAAGCAATTCATCGTGGCGGCGTGCTTTGCGATGTTGTGGTTCATAGTAAAGAAGAAGCTCTCCAATACGCCTCTAAATACATCGCCCAAAAGTTTCAATTAGACGAAAGCGTACTTTTTGAAATGCTCTCCCACAGAGAAAATCTTATGTCCACAGGTATAGGAGAAGGAATTGCCCTGCCCCATGCCAAAGACTTTTTAATTAATGCCTACTATGACATTGTGGTTCCTATGTTTCTTGCAGAGCCCATAGAATACGGGGCTCTAGATGGAAAACCTGTAGGCATTCTTTTCTTCCTTTTTGCTTGCCAGGATAAAAGTCACTTAAACTTAGTAAATAAAATAGTCCACCTCGGGATGTCTTTAAATGCCCGAAGCTTTTTTAAAAATTATCCTAACAAAGATCAACTTTTAGCGTACGTTAAGGAATGGGAGTCCCAAACTCATTAA
- a CDS encoding IncA family protein gives MTDFPTHFKGPKLNPIKVNPNFFERNPKVARVLQITAVVLGIIALLSGIVLIIGTPLGAPISMILGGCLLASGGALFVGGTIATILQARNSYKKAVNQKKLSEPLMERPELKALDYSLDLKEVWDLHHSVVKHLKKLDLNLSETQREVLNQIKIDDEGPSLGECAAMISENYDACLKMLAYREELLKEQTQYQETRFNQNLTHRNKVLLSILSRITDNISKAGGVFSLKFSTLSSRMSRIHTTTTVILALSAVVSVMVVAALIPGGILALPILLAVAISAGVIVTGLSYLVRQILSNTKRNRQDFYKDFVKNVDIELLNQTVTLQRFLFEMLKGVLKEEEEVSLEGQDWYTQYITNAPIEKRLIEEIRVTYKEIDAQTKKMKTDLEFLENEVRSGRLSVASPSEDPSETPIFTQGKEFAKLRRQTSQNISTIYGPDNENIDPEFSLPWVPKKEEEIDHSLEPVTKLEPGSREELLLVEGVNPTLRELNMRIALLQQQLSSVRKWRHPRGEHYGNVIYSDTELDRIQMLEGAFYNHLREAQEEITQSLGDLVDIQNRILGIIVEGDSDSRTEEEPQE, from the coding sequence ATGACAGATTTTCCTACTCACTTCAAAGGACCCAAACTTAACCCCATTAAAGTAAATCCAAACTTTTTTGAGAGGAATCCTAAAGTCGCAAGGGTACTGCAAATTACAGCCGTAGTCTTAGGAATCATTGCCCTCTTATCCGGTATAGTACTCATTATAGGCACCCCTCTCGGAGCTCCTATAAGTATGATCCTCGGCGGATGTCTTTTAGCTTCTGGAGGCGCCTTATTTGTTGGTGGTACGATTGCTACGATATTGCAAGCTAGAAATAGTTATAAGAAGGCCGTGAACCAAAAGAAACTCTCAGAGCCTTTGATGGAACGCCCCGAATTGAAAGCCTTAGATTATTCCCTAGATCTGAAAGAGGTATGGGACCTACATCATTCTGTTGTCAAACATCTTAAAAAATTAGACCTGAATCTTTCCGAAACCCAAAGGGAAGTTCTAAATCAAATCAAAATTGATGATGAGGGACCCTCCCTAGGGGAATGCGCCGCTATGATTTCAGAAAACTACGACGCATGCTTAAAGATGCTCGCGTATCGTGAGGAGCTCCTGAAAGAACAAACCCAATACCAAGAGACACGATTCAATCAGAACCTCACTCATAGAAATAAAGTTTTGCTCTCCATCCTCTCAAGGATCACGGACAATATTTCTAAAGCGGGCGGGGTCTTTTCTTTGAAATTTTCCACGCTAAGCTCGCGGATGTCACGAATTCATACCACCACCACTGTGATTCTGGCTTTAAGTGCCGTTGTTTCTGTCATGGTCGTAGCAGCTCTAATTCCAGGTGGCATTTTAGCACTACCTATACTTTTGGCTGTTGCTATTTCTGCAGGAGTGATTGTCACCGGACTTTCCTATCTAGTTCGTCAGATTTTAAGTAACACCAAGCGTAATCGTCAGGATTTTTATAAAGATTTTGTAAAAAATGTAGATATAGAGCTTCTTAACCAAACGGTAACTTTACAGCGATTCCTCTTTGAAATGCTCAAAGGTGTTCTGAAAGAAGAAGAAGAAGTCTCCTTAGAAGGTCAAGATTGGTATACACAATACATAACCAATGCACCCATAGAAAAAAGATTGATCGAAGAGATCAGAGTTACCTACAAAGAGATCGATGCTCAGACCAAAAAAATGAAGACAGACTTGGAGTTCTTAGAAAATGAGGTGCGTTCCGGGAGACTGTCTGTAGCGTCCCCGTCGGAAGATCCAAGTGAAACTCCTATTTTTACTCAAGGTAAGGAGTTTGCAAAGTTACGTCGCCAAACCTCTCAGAATATATCCACGATTTATGGTCCGGACAATGAAAATATTGATCCCGAATTTTCCTTACCCTGGGTGCCTAAAAAAGAAGAAGAAATAGACCATAGCTTAGAACCTGTTACAAAGTTGGAACCCGGTTCAAGAGAAGAGTTGTTGTTGGTAGAGGGGGTCAACCCAACCTTAAGAGAACTCAATATGAGAATTGCACTTCTACAACAACAACTATCAAGTGTCCGAAAATGGAGACACCCTCGAGGGGAACATTACGGGAATGTTATCTATTCAGATACAGAACTCGATCGTATTCAGATGCTAGAAGGCGCATTTTATAATCACCTCAGGGAAGCTCAAGAGGAAATCACCCAGTCTCTCGGAGACCTTGTTGACATTCAAAACCGTATTTTAGGGATCATAGTTGAAGGGGACTCAGATTCAAGAACAGAAGAAGAGCCTCAGGAATAG
- a CDS encoding DUF687 domain-containing protein, with the protein MANPTQSRPPSPEISIEELELQELAGSSNTETISNTPPPSCAATAEEVSLFIEGGRRNSEDEEGPLGSCEVYDVVCITNQGDPEVRDHEVRVMYINGSGRTQHEGILDAMNICDLRGEPVRFIHNSGYGLGSCFLGIRNRIPPRDNVISQAIQARWNEFFIFAENANRDYIVLFSGNGGLYLQVALDNSIYSHHILCVGIGSSYYIQGNYRVHNYRVTGDWTTLLDRRGATAVNTTTLPYADSAEGLFLPSVRCPSYQWALRCGEQCLIMDNNQQVGFRPQDSSSEIALVVNLNQDHSTWTRLIEWIDRGDSQAVLELNPQPSHCRDIALTALYATTRISSLLQECLMISVTYAPEVFVTYAIVTGYSIMTLRYFILLLTNRPGCRRHFRVLRLAALGLQSLGFLTVLLDHINVTRRVNRRPPLISVIFCTASFATGSFIYVDLTRMFFTSLRSRLQLFVQRRLTGRGLPLRRVFVNHLDSLRFSQNALITFHGGLFMPLIIGFFNQLVIQVPRVVIRPNTTAVYDLNQTSQEAWDSGDVLAIGQTINFLLCMILLVINTFFFVRSVRRNLHRRPHR; encoded by the coding sequence ATGGCAAATCCCACACAATCGCGACCACCGAGTCCGGAGATAAGTATAGAAGAACTAGAGCTTCAAGAACTTGCAGGATCCTCGAATACTGAGACTATTTCTAATACACCTCCCCCGTCATGCGCTGCTACTGCCGAAGAAGTATCTCTTTTTATTGAGGGAGGCCGTAGAAACTCAGAAGATGAGGAGGGACCTCTAGGATCTTGTGAGGTGTACGATGTTGTCTGTATAACAAACCAAGGAGATCCTGAGGTTAGAGATCACGAAGTCAGAGTTATGTACATTAACGGCAGCGGTCGAACACAACATGAGGGTATTCTTGATGCTATGAACATCTGTGATCTCAGAGGAGAACCCGTCAGGTTCATACACAATAGTGGGTATGGTTTAGGGAGCTGCTTCTTAGGGATTCGAAATCGTATTCCTCCTAGAGATAATGTTATTAGCCAAGCAATACAAGCACGATGGAATGAGTTTTTTATTTTCGCAGAAAATGCAAATCGAGATTACATCGTTCTTTTCTCTGGTAATGGAGGTCTCTATCTTCAAGTCGCTTTAGATAACTCCATATACTCACATCATATTCTTTGTGTTGGCATTGGAAGCAGTTATTATATCCAAGGAAATTATCGTGTTCACAACTACCGTGTGACAGGGGATTGGACGACCCTCCTGGATCGTCGGGGGGCAACAGCAGTAAATACTACAACGTTGCCTTATGCAGATTCTGCTGAAGGACTCTTTTTACCCTCAGTACGCTGTCCCTCATACCAATGGGCATTGCGTTGTGGAGAACAGTGCCTGATCATGGATAACAACCAACAAGTTGGGTTTCGCCCCCAAGATTCCTCTTCAGAAATCGCCTTAGTAGTAAATTTAAATCAGGACCACAGCACCTGGACTCGTCTGATTGAATGGATAGATCGGGGGGATTCTCAGGCTGTTCTAGAATTGAATCCTCAACCGAGTCATTGTCGTGATATTGCATTGACTGCACTATACGCTACAACAAGGATTTCTTCTTTACTTCAAGAGTGCCTAATGATTTCTGTGACTTATGCTCCAGAGGTTTTCGTCACCTATGCTATCGTTACAGGATACTCTATAATGACCTTGCGCTATTTTATTCTATTATTAACAAATCGTCCAGGCTGCCGGCGGCATTTTCGTGTTTTAAGATTAGCGGCTTTAGGGTTGCAGTCCTTAGGATTTTTGACTGTATTGCTTGATCATATCAATGTAACACGGAGAGTCAATCGCCGCCCCCCCTTAATATCAGTAATCTTCTGTACTGCTAGTTTTGCCACAGGAAGTTTCATTTATGTAGACTTAACACGCATGTTTTTCACGAGCTTACGTTCGCGCTTGCAATTGTTTGTTCAAAGAAGATTAACAGGAAGAGGTCTACCACTGAGAAGGGTTTTTGTAAATCACCTAGACTCTTTGAGATTTTCTCAAAATGCTTTGATAACCTTTCATGGGGGACTTTTTATGCCTCTCATAATAGGTTTTTTTAATCAGCTGGTCATTCAGGTTCCTCGAGTTGTCATCAGACCAAATACCACTGCCGTTTATGATCTCAACCAGACCTCACAGGAAGCGTGGGACTCTGGAGACGTATTAGCTATAGGACAGACCATAAACTTCTTGCTTTGCATGATTCTATTGGTCATCAATACCTTTTTCTTCGTGAGATCCGTACGAAGGAATTTGCATCGTAGACCTCATCGATAG
- a CDS encoding DUF687 family protein codes for MFGTLVSTLCCPANSERDWEDHEVNCIYIASTSDTQLEAVQGGMHITELRGEPVRVLYETGHLYAFARENTCHSRLEVSHTVRAMTYFWDRFFSRHWNVGRRFLVFYQGNGGAYVQAALDSSMHTQDIYVLGLSPTVYIRGNYHVQHYRVRGFWPSCLDSLAACAENTSVLPYGESSDGIFYPSLFSHTFDNAIRYGERCLLVCSEGMGMLPETQQQTSPLTSLEGGHEVALVLNPQQNPEALSIASRLMHEERGGRLESNYMPGRSSNPFMTSMYVLVRLNTLAQIYLMSPYYSFQSNDIVCLIFISSAAVETVSYIFLTVTDSTCGRRYLRVPRLVCTGLRNLALPTTLLELLILSYPRSVEGVPFNVRFILGYMCTTRVVFFAWNLILHWPFRCLRHGIQLFVHRSIIGHTLGARITDLTLASMRYAIVFPSIVSSCLLTALAHANTNILALDPYRLIESGDLRRPAFNDDEMQQADNPWDAYSIGLVINTCIYMLILFANLIFMVYSVRRYHRSRR; via the coding sequence ATGTTTGGTACCTTGGTCTCTACCTTGTGTTGTCCTGCCAACTCGGAAAGGGATTGGGAAGATCACGAGGTAAATTGTATTTATATTGCTAGTACCAGTGACACTCAACTTGAAGCTGTTCAAGGTGGGATGCATATCACTGAGTTACGTGGTGAACCCGTAAGAGTTCTTTATGAGACGGGTCACTTATACGCATTTGCTAGAGAAAATACATGTCATTCCCGTTTAGAAGTTAGCCATACAGTTAGAGCTATGACGTACTTTTGGGACCGATTTTTTAGTCGCCACTGGAACGTGGGGCGACGTTTCCTAGTATTTTACCAGGGAAACGGAGGCGCCTATGTTCAGGCAGCCCTCGATTCATCCATGCATACTCAGGATATCTATGTTCTAGGGCTCTCTCCGACTGTCTATATTAGAGGGAACTATCACGTACAGCACTACCGTGTTCGAGGATTTTGGCCCTCTTGCCTGGATTCTCTAGCGGCCTGTGCGGAAAATACATCAGTACTTCCCTACGGGGAATCGAGTGACGGAATCTTTTACCCCTCTCTATTCAGCCACACATTTGATAACGCGATACGGTATGGTGAGAGATGCCTGTTGGTTTGTTCTGAGGGCATGGGAATGCTTCCAGAAACGCAACAACAAACATCTCCTTTAACTTCACTAGAAGGGGGACATGAGGTAGCTCTAGTTCTCAATCCCCAGCAGAACCCAGAGGCTCTAAGTATTGCCTCTAGATTGATGCATGAAGAAAGAGGTGGGAGATTAGAATCTAACTATATGCCTGGACGTTCTAGTAATCCTTTCATGACAAGTATGTATGTTCTCGTACGGCTGAATACACTTGCTCAGATCTACCTGATGTCTCCTTATTATTCTTTCCAAAGCAACGACATTGTATGCCTTATCTTTATAAGCAGTGCTGCTGTAGAGACAGTAAGCTACATATTCCTGACTGTAACTGACTCAACTTGTGGGCGTCGGTACCTGCGTGTCCCACGGCTAGTTTGTACAGGGTTACGTAACCTGGCGTTACCCACAACTCTACTAGAGCTACTTATTTTGTCATACCCTCGATCAGTAGAGGGGGTACCTTTCAATGTTAGATTCATTCTTGGATATATGTGCACTACTAGAGTTGTATTTTTTGCATGGAACTTGATCCTCCACTGGCCTTTCCGATGTCTACGCCATGGAATCCAATTGTTTGTTCATAGAAGTATAATAGGACATACGTTGGGAGCAAGAATTACTGATTTAACCCTAGCAAGTATGCGATACGCAATAGTGTTTCCATCTATAGTAAGTTCATGCTTGTTAACTGCTCTTGCTCATGCAAATACTAACATACTTGCCTTGGACCCTTATAGATTGATCGAATCTGGAGATTTAAGACGTCCCGCATTTAATGATGATGAAATGCAACAAGCAGATAATCCTTGGGATGCTTACTCTATCGGCTTAGTTATAAACACGTGTATCTACATGTTAATTTTATTCGCAAACCTAATTTTCATGGTGTACTCTGTACGAAGATACCATAGATCCCGCCGCTAA
- a CDS encoding SufE family protein, translating into MEFICPLQHARCLKKQHKIIEELFPEPFQKDHLYLKLMENSSSRDAFDKKRMLKENLVVGCQSDLYLYEVYQDGILFFFTYTKALMSSGIASLFTEVYSGETPSTILTCKPIFFQRLTPYLSFGRLNGGESLYMRMKQIAVQYLKPPQT; encoded by the coding sequence TTGGAATTTATCTGTCCTCTGCAACACGCTAGGTGTTTAAAAAAACAGCATAAAATTATTGAGGAGCTATTTCCAGAACCTTTTCAAAAAGATCATCTGTATCTTAAGTTGATGGAAAATAGTTCTTCAAGGGATGCTTTTGACAAGAAGCGCATGTTGAAGGAGAACTTGGTTGTAGGTTGTCAGAGTGATTTATATCTTTACGAGGTATATCAAGATGGAATTTTATTTTTTTTCACTTATACGAAAGCTTTAATGTCTTCAGGAATCGCCTCTTTATTTACTGAGGTATATTCTGGAGAAACTCCTTCTACAATTTTGACATGCAAGCCAATTTTTTTTCAGCGCCTGACTCCCTATCTTTCTTTTGGTAGGTTGAATGGTGGAGAATCTCTGTACATGCGTATGAAGCAAATAGCGGTACAATACTTAAAGCCGCCTCAAACATAA
- the infA gene encoding translation initiation factor IF-1 yields the protein MAKKEDTLVLEGKVEELLPGMHFRVILENGMPVTAHLCGKMRMSNIRLLVGDRVTVEMSAYDLTKARVVYRHR from the coding sequence ATGGCGAAAAAAGAAGATACTCTTGTACTCGAAGGTAAGGTAGAAGAGCTCCTTCCAGGAATGCATTTTCGTGTAATACTAGAAAACGGTATGCCAGTTACCGCCCATTTGTGCGGAAAAATGCGTATGAGTAATATTCGATTGCTTGTTGGAGACCGCGTTACTGTCGAGATGTCCGCCTATGACTTAACAAAAGCTAGGGTTGTCTACAGACATCGTTAA
- the tuf gene encoding elongation factor Tu: MSKETFQRNKPHINIGTIGHVDHGKTTLTAAITRALSGDGLASFRDYSSIDNTPEEKARGITINASHVEYETPNRHYAHVDCPGHADYVKNMITGAAQMDGAILVVSATDGAMPQTKEHILLARQVGVPYIVVFLNKVDMISQEDAELIDLVEMELSELLEEKGYKGCPIIRGSALKALEGDANYIEKVRELMQAVDDNIPTPEREIDKPFLMPIEDVFSISGRGTVVTGRIERGIVKVSDKVQLVGLGETKETIVTGVEMFRKELPEGRAGENVGLLLRGIGKNDVERGMVVCQPNSVKPHTKFKSAVYVLQKEEGGRHKPFFSGYRPQFFFRTTDVTGVVTLPEGTEMVMPGDNVELDVELIGTVALEEGMRFAIREGGRTIGAGTISKINA, from the coding sequence ATGTCAAAAGAAACTTTTCAACGTAATAAGCCCCATATCAATATTGGGACGATCGGGCACGTTGACCATGGTAAAACTACGCTAACAGCGGCAATTACACGCGCGCTATCAGGGGATGGATTGGCGTCTTTCCGTGACTATAGTTCAATTGACAATACTCCAGAAGAAAAGGCTCGTGGAATTACTATCAACGCTTCTCACGTTGAATACGAAACCCCAAATCGTCACTACGCTCACGTAGACTGCCCTGGTCACGCTGACTATGTTAAAAATATGATTACAGGCGCCGCTCAAATGGACGGAGCTATCCTAGTCGTTTCAGCTACAGACGGAGCTATGCCACAAACTAAAGAACATATCTTGCTAGCTCGCCAGGTTGGAGTTCCTTATATCGTTGTTTTCTTGAATAAAGTAGATATGATCTCTCAAGAAGATGCTGAACTTATTGACCTTGTTGAGATGGAACTTAGTGAGCTTCTTGAAGAAAAAGGCTACAAAGGATGCCCTATTATCCGTGGTTCTGCTTTGAAAGCTCTTGAAGGTGATGCAAATTATATCGAAAAAGTTCGAGAACTTATGCAAGCTGTGGATGACAACATCCCTACACCAGAAAGAGAAATTGATAAGCCTTTCTTAATGCCTATCGAAGACGTATTCTCAATCTCTGGTCGTGGTACTGTGGTTACAGGAAGAATCGAGCGTGGAATCGTTAAAGTTTCTGATAAAGTTCAGCTCGTGGGATTAGGAGAGACTAAAGAAACAATCGTTACTGGAGTCGAAATGTTCAGGAAAGAACTTCCTGAAGGTCGTGCAGGAGAAAACGTTGGTTTACTCCTCAGAGGTATTGGAAAGAACGATGTTGAAAGAGGTATGGTGGTTTGTCAGCCTAACAGCGTGAAGCCTCATACGAAATTTAAGTCAGCTGTTTACGTTCTTCAGAAAGAAGAAGGCGGACGTCATAAGCCTTTCTTCAGCGGATACAGACCTCAGTTCTTCTTCCGTACTACAGACGTGACAGGAGTCGTAACTCTTCCTGAAGGAACTGAAATGGTAATGCCTGGAGATAACGTTGAGCTTGATGTTGAGCTCATTGGAACAGTTGCTCTTGAAGAAGGAATGAGATTTGCAATTCGTGAAGGTGGTCGTACTATCGGCGCTGGAACGATTTCAAAGATCAATGCTTAA
- the secE gene encoding preprotein translocase subunit SecE, which produces MKQQHNRKALSRKIGTVKKQAKFAGSFLDEIKKIEWVSKHDLKKYIKVVLISIFGFGFAIYFVDLVLRKSITCLDGITTFLFG; this is translated from the coding sequence ATGAAACAACAACACAATCGTAAGGCTTTATCTCGCAAGATTGGCACAGTGAAAAAACAAGCCAAATTTGCAGGAAGCTTTTTAGATGAGATTAAAAAAATTGAATGGGTAAGCAAGCACGATCTTAAGAAATACATAAAAGTAGTTCTTATCAGTATTTTTGGTTTTGGATTTGCTATTTATTTCGTAGATCTTGTGTTGCGTAAGTCAATCACATGTTTAGATGGTATAACAACCTTTTTGTTCGGTTAA
- the nusG gene encoding transcription termination/antitermination protein NusG, whose translation MYKWYVVQVFTAQEKKVKKALEDFKESSGMTDFIQEIILPIENVMEVKKGEHKVVEKYIWPGYLLVKMHLTDESWLYVKSTAGIVEFLGGGVPVALSEDEVRSILTDIEEKKSGVVQKHQFEVGSRVKINDGVFVNFIGMVSEVFHDKGRLSVMVSIFGRETRVDDLEFWQVEEVAPGQESE comes from the coding sequence ATGTATAAATGGTATGTCGTTCAAGTTTTTACAGCTCAAGAAAAGAAAGTAAAAAAGGCTTTAGAAGATTTTAAAGAGTCTTCAGGAATGACTGATTTTATACAGGAAATTATCTTGCCTATTGAAAATGTCATGGAAGTGAAAAAAGGAGAACATAAGGTCGTTGAAAAATACATCTGGCCTGGATACCTCTTAGTTAAAATGCATCTGACTGACGAGTCTTGGCTCTATGTTAAAAGTACAGCAGGTATAGTCGAGTTTCTTGGAGGCGGAGTCCCTGTAGCTCTTTCTGAAGATGAAGTAAGAAGTATCTTAACAGATATAGAAGAGAAGAAATCGGGAGTGGTGCAAAAACATCAGTTCGAGGTTGGTTCTAGAGTGAAAATTAATGACGGAGTCTTTGTCAATTTTATCGGCATGGTTTCCGAAGTTTTCCATGATAAAGGACGCCTGAGTGTTATGGTTTCTATCTTTGGAAGAGAAACTAGGGTAGATGATTTAGAATTTTGGCAAGTGGAAGAGGTAGCCCCAGGGCAAGAAAGTGAGTAG